A segment of the Capnocytophaga sp. ARDL2 genome:
TGCGTTCAGAACAGAATTTGATTATAATCAAAACCCTATCCATTCAACTAATAATTATATTGCTAAATTTTCTTCCACTGGTCAATTAATTTGGTGTACCTATATTGATTTTTCATTTGAACAAGAATCTGGAGTTGGTAAAACCATATTGACAACCGATAGTAACGACAATGTATATTTTGTATCACTTAAACCAAACGATGAAACCATAGAAAACTCCCCTTTTCAATCTACTGCAAATCCAGAAGACTATTTTTCTGAAAACAAAACTACAACCATCACAAAACTTGATAGCAACGGACAATATGTTTGGAGCACTTTTTTTGGAATTCATCATACCGTTATTTCCAATCTAATAACCACATCCGATGGATTGATTGTAACAGGTTTTTTTATAAACTTAGATCAAGAAAACGGCATACCTGTTAGTAACCCAACATATTTTAGCACCACTGGAGCATATAAAGAAAATCCAAATATTAATAATGCTGGGCTTTATCCTGCAAATACTTTTATAAATAAATTTAGTTTTGATGGTACAAGAATTTGGGGCACCTACTACGAAAAACAAATTCTATCTTCAGATGCTGATGACAATGGTATTTATTTACTTAGTTTTCCAGCACCTACAACAGACAATGCGTTTCTTTCTCAAGGAAATGGTGCGTATAGATTTGGAAAATTGAATAGCGAAGGGACAGAACTGTTGTGGAGAACCTACCTTTCAAACAACACTTTTGAAAGTGATTATGTACATATACACAACAAATTTTCTTTAACTCCAGATGGAAATATTTGGCTTATGGGCGAAACAGACAGTACAAACGGCATAGCAACTGACGATGCTTTTCAAACTGAAAAAGACGATACTTTTTCTTTCAATTTATCCAATAGTGATGGCTATCATTTGTTACTCTCAAATGATGGAAGCACGGTATTGTACGCAACCTACTATGGAAATGACGGAAAAGATATGCCTCAACGCATCGTCCCTTTTGAAAACGGATACTATTCAATAGACTATACATCAAACAATTCCAATCCCAACAATTTTATCACGATGGGAAGTCCGTTGGAAGAAGATGAAGACAATCCTGGTACTTACAAAGGAGTGGTCTATTCAAAATTTAGCAATACAGCTATGAGTATTCCTGAAAAAGTATTGAAAAAAGTACAAATACATCCCAATCCTTTTGAAGATACAATCCAAATCTCGGGAGAACTCAATGATTTCAACAGAGCCATTGTATATAATATGAAAGGTCAGATACTCATAGAAACGAATATTGATACAACAGATACACTTACAATTGATGGGTCAAAACTCCCATCGGGTGTATATTTGCTTACAATAGCCAATGAGCAACACAAACAAACCTATAGGATCGTGAAGAAGTAAAAAAGACAGAGCTTTTGGCTCTGTTTTTTTCCTTTTTTCTAAAAGTAAATAGCTAAAATGAAAGCACTTTGATTAGGTGTATTTCAGGAATTTAATGTAAATTTGAAGCAAACTTTTGAAATGAAAAAAATAATCGAAACCGAATTGGTGAGTTTGGCTCACAAAATACTACAAATGAAAGACAGAGAGGACACCAAATCTTTGTTGCAACTCTCTTCTAAAATATACGACAAATTGTTGTTATTGAATTTTTATGAAGAAAATCAATACCGAATCAGTAATAAATTTACCGAAGAAAGCATTGTGGCTCTGAGTGAAACTATCAGTCAAACGCCCCCTCCTCCTGTAATCAATGAATTGGAGGAAGTTAAGGAAGAGGAAATCTTAGAAGAAAACTACAATCCTAAAGAAACGAACACATCTTCTGAATCTGAAGAAAATAGCGAAAATATAGAAGAGATTGTTCAAGAAAACTCTTATTCTGCTAAATATATACCTGAAAAAATTGAAGTAATTTCTTTAGAAGAAGAAACCAAAATTGCTCCTATAGAGGAAAACAACATACAAACACCGAACGTTTCGCCTGAGAACAATTCATTTTCACCTTCAGAAAATCAATTGCATATAAATGAGCCTTTTTCAACTAAAGAAGAACTTCCTCAATTTACCCCTGAAGAACAAAAACAGTTGGAACAGTTCAATGTCGTAATAGAAGACAGTAATATTTTAGAAATAGAATCGGTTTTCAATCCTGATGCATTTTTTGAAGAAGCTACCTCTATTGATAAAAAAGAAGAATTTTCTACTCCTACTTCAAAGATTGAAAATACTGTTGAAAAAACAGAATTAGGTCGCTCTATTCATACGCCTATTCACAAAACAATCAATGATTCGTTCAACAAAAATATCGTCATCGGTCTAAACGACCGCATTGCTTTTGAAAAAAATCTATTCAACGGAAAGAGCGATGACCTCAACCGAGTGATTTCTCAACTCAACACTTTTGACACTTACCAAGAATCTATTGATTTTATTGAAGATTTGGTAAAACCAGATTTTAACTACTGGAAAGGGAAAGAAGAATACGAAGAACGATTGTTGGACTTGATAACTAAACGCTTTGTATAATTATGGCTAAACTATATATCGTCCCAACGCCCATCGGCAACCTCGAAGACATGACCTTTCGTGCTATTCGCGTGTTGAAAGAGGTAGATTTGATACTGGCAGAAGACACACGAACTAGTGGAAAGTTGCTCAAACATTTTGAAATTTTGACTCCAATGACGAGTCATCACAAATACAACGAACATCAAACCACCGAACAAGTGGTCAACAAAATACTCTCTGGGCAAAACATCGCTTTGATTTCTGATGCAGGTACGCCTGCTATCTCAGACCCAGGTTTTTTATTGACCCGAGCGTGTGTAGAAAATGGTGTGGATATTGAATGCCTGCCTGGTGCTACTGCTTTTGTTCCTGCCTTGGTAAACAGCGGATTGCCCAACGACAAATTTGTTTTTGAGGGTTTTCTCCCAGACAAAAAAGGAAGACAAACTCGATTTCTTGCACTTGCGGAAGAGATGCGAACTATGATTTTGTATGTATCGCCTCACAAAATCGAAAAAACGCTACAAGAAGTGGTTCAATATTTTGGTGCTGAACGTAGAGTTTCGCTCACTCGCGAAATCAGTAAACTACACGAAGAAACCCTGAGAGGTACAGCAGAACAAGTACTTAGTATTATAAAAAACAAACCTCCTAAAGGCGAAATGGTATTGGTCGTAGCAGGGAAAGAAAAAGAAAAGAAAAACACAGGTAAATAAAAAAAAAGAGGCTTTTCGCCTCTTTTTTTATTATCTATCTCCTAATACCAATGGATTTTCTGCACTGATAAGGTATTCATTTCTGTTTTTGTAAACATCCAATGCCAAATAAACTGCTTCTCTAAACGATGACGGATCGGCTTTCCCTTGTCCTGCAATATCGTAAGCAGTACCATGGTCGGGCGAAGTTCGCACTTTGTTGAGTCCTGCAGTAAAGTTGATGCCTTTTCCAAACGATAAAGTCTTGAACGGTACCAATCCTTGATCGTGATAGCATGCAATCACAGCATCAAACAATTGGTATTGATTGGTTCCAAAAAACGCATCTGCCGAATAAGGTCCATAAACCAAATATCCTTCTTCTGACAATTGTTTTATCGTAGGATTGATAATTTCTTGTTCTTCATTTCCAATCACTCCATTGTCTCCTGCGTGTGGATTCAGTCCCAAAATGGCAATTTTTGGTTTTGGTATATTAAAATCCTGAATCAACGACTGATTGATAGTCGCTACTTTATTTTTAATCAATTCGGGAGTTAAATGTTTCGAAACATCTTTCAACGGCACATGATCGGTCAACAAACCTACTTTTACCTGTTCACTAATCATAAACATCAACGAATTTCCTTCCAATTCTTGATTCAAATAATCAGTATGACCTGGAAACGAAAATTCTTCCGATTGAATATTATATTTGTTGATAGGTGCCGTCACCAAAGCATCGATTTTTCCTTCTTTCAATGCTTTAGTCGCTTCTACAAACGATTTGATGGCGTATTTTCCAACATTTTCGTCGAGCAATCCTGGTTCGAGATTTACCCCTTCGTTCCATACATTCAACACATTGACAGAACCGTATTCGATTTCGCTGAAATTGTCTATTGTATTGATATGTACTTGCACATTGACCATTCGTTTGATAAAAGCCAACAATTTTCCATTGGCAAAAATCACAGGCGTACACATTTCGAACATACGAGAGTCCTCAAAAGTCTTTAAAATCACTTCTGCTCCTATGCCATTCATATCTCCGATAGAGATACCCAACAATATATTTTGTCCTTTTTTATACATTTTGCTTTGCTTTCTATGATATTACAAAAGTAATATAAAAAGTCGAAGTATTATATTTCTTCCTAAAGTAAAATAAGAGCGTTATAGATTTTTTTACCACAGAGTTCCGATAGCTATCAGAACAGAGACACTACGCTTGCTTTAGCCTCACGCAAATTTCACAGATTGACACAGTTTTTTCTGAAATTATAAAAAAACAGCACTTAAAAACAATTAAACCTACGGTTTAAAGCAGATTACCACAGATTTTGTTTTGTGTAGATTGGTTTGAAACCAATTTTCAAAAGTTTCAAACGGATTTTCTCCTTTCGGACTTGACAAAACCGTTACAAACTCTTGCACATCGTCGAAATTAGACAAATACTGCACAAATTTCATTGTCAATCGTTGTCCTTCTTCTGTACTTAAAAAATCTTGTACTTGCTTATTAGACAATTCATACGGATTTTCTTCTGATGTTTGCTCCTGAGCAAAACCGCAAAAGCTGTACAGCAAAAATAAGGTTGATATTAGGTGTTTCATATTTTTGTTTTTTCCTATAATCCAAAAAGTTTGACAAAGGCTTAAAACTTTATCAAACTCTAATTCCTTTACAAAACTAACGAAAACAGTTGAGTAAAACAATAACTCACCATTCGTACAAGATGTTTTAAACATATAAGACACATAGTTTATTTTACCTTTGATAAAATCTATGCGGACTATGTTGCCTATTGTGTTTAGTATTGCAGCAGTCATTCTTAAAATATAAATATGTAATAAAATGATAAAATCTATTTTCTACAACAGAGAAACTACTACATCCTCTCCACAAACAAACTTCTCATAAATTGAAAATTTGTTTTATCTTTGAACGACAAAATCAACAATAAGAAAATATGTTTACAGGTATCATAGAGGAATTTGGAATTATACAATCTTTGGAGCAAGAGGGAAGCAATTTGCATTTGTGGATAGAGGCTCCGATGACTAGCCAACTAAAAATAGATCAGAGTGTTGCACACAACGGCATTTGCCTTACAGTAGTAGAAATTTCAGAAAACAAATACAAAGTAACCGCCATAAAAGAAACCATCGACAAAACGACTATTGGTTTGTGGAAAGAGGGCGATAAGGTAAATTTGGAACGCGGAATGAAACTCGACGCTCGTTTGGACGGACACATTGTACAAGGGCATGTAGATCAAACTGCTATTTGTTCCGATATAAAAAAGGCAGATGGTAGCACTTATTTTACTTTTTCGTATGACGAAAACTTGGGTAATGTAACCATAGAAAAAGGATCGATTACCGTTGATGGTACGAGTCTTACGGTGGTCAATTCGCAAAAAAACAGTTTTAGTGTAGCGATTATCCCTTATACGATGGAGCATACACAATTTCACAGATACCAAATCGGCGATCCTGTCAATTTAGAATTTGATGTGATTGGTAAATATGTCAAAAGATTGATAGGGAGTTATTAATATAAAAACCGTCCGAAGAGCTAAAACTTTTCGGACGGTTTTTATATTATGATTTCCAGATTTCGCTAATGAGTAGAGAGATTTGTTTCAGTCCTTCTACATCGATTTGTGTGAGTTCGTTTACTTTATCGCTGTCCACATCCAAGACAGCAACTACTTTCTCACGGTCATCAAAAATCGGCAAAACAATTTCAGCTACTGTGGCACTACTACAAGCGATATGCCCTTTGAACGCATGTACATCAGGTACAAGAAGCGGTAATTGTAGTTTCCATGCTGTACCACACACGCCCTTTCCAAACGCGATACGCGTACATGCAATCGTTCCTTGAAATGGCCCTAAAACCAATTCCTTGTTTTTTACGATATAAAAACCAACCCACCACCAATTAAACACTTCTTTCAATGCAGCGGTAATATTGGCAAGATTCGCTATCAGGTCGTTTTCTCCTTCTACTAAAGCTTTGAGTTGTGGTAACAATTCTGCATAAATAGCTTGTTTGCTTTCTCTTTGTGATATAATGATTGATGAGGACATTTTTTCGTTTTTTATTTAGTTTACAAAAGTAGTTATTTTCTAAAACATCACCTCCTTAAATTTACAATTTCCTCCCAATCTAACTTTATCAATTCCCAGTATTTATTTTTTAGATAACTCCAAATTTTATCAAATTTTCTTTCAGTGATGGTAAAAAAGATTCTTGAAAATCTTGAAATACAACTTTCACTTGATCTAGTCCATAAAAAGCTATTATTTCTTCGATTTCTTGTTCGTTTCCTCTTTCAAATATTCTTTGTAAAACAGCTCGTTTATTTAACTCCGAGTCTATCTGAGAAATATCAGTATCCCAAAACAATACTTTCCTAAATTTGGTATTGTTCTACTTTGTACTGCAACATTTTTTACATCAAAACCAGCTTGTAACATCATAAAATAATCATCATCAACACCTAATTTCTGACCCAATTTTATCGATAATTTCGGATTTACTCCTCTCCTACCATTGAGAACAGCACTTAATGTCTGTGCATGTTCATCTATTTCATAAGCCAATTCTTTGCTCTTTATTCCTCGTGATTTTATTTCTCTTTTGAGAATAACTCCTGGGTGGATTCCTTTTATTTTTGAATTTGTTGGCAACATAAAATGCGTCTTTTATTATTGTATTCAAAAACAAACAAATTTGTTTATTTTTTTAGCAAAAAAAAACACAAAAAACTTATTTTAAAAATCATCATCAATGCCTTATCTTTGCAAAAACTCCTAATTCATGAAAATAACAATAGGATTCCTTTCTGTTCTTTGCTTTCCCTTTGTGGCTACTGCTCAGGTAGATGAAGAAGAATACCATGCTACGGAAACACTCGACGAAATCATCATAGACACTACCGTTAATCGCGTGGATTTGAAAAGTACCGAAATGTCAGTAAATCAAATGACTGCCGAGGAAATCAAAAAAATCCCTGTGGTGCTGGGTGAAACCGATGTGCTAAAAACTTTGCTACTTCTACCTGGTGTTACCAACGCTGGCGAAGGAGCTTCTGGGTTTAATGTGCGTGGTGGTGGTTCTGACCAAAACTTGATTTTGCTTGACCAAGCGACCGTTTATGGTTCGTCGCATTTGTACGGTTTTTTTTCTGTGTTTAACAACGATGTGGTAAAAAACCTCAAACTCTACAAAGGCGGAATTCCTGCTACTTACGGTAGTCGTGCGTCTTCTGTACTAGAAATCAATCAGCGAAATGGTGATTTTCAAAATTTTAAAAGTACAGGTGGTATCGGATTGCTGACGAGTCGTCTCGCAATCGAAGGTCCTATCATCAAGGACAAAATGTCGTTCATAGCCGCAGGAAGGGGGTCGTATGCTCATTTGTTTTTGAAATTGACCGACCTAAAGAGTACGGCATTTTTTTATGATTTCAATGCAAAATGGAGTTATATCGTGCGTCCAAACAACGAATGGCACGCAAGTTTGTATTTTGGAAGAGATGTGTTTCGCTTCAACAAATTGTTTGACAATGACTTTGGAAACACCGTAATTTCCCTGCATCAAAAACACAAATTGCATTCAGACATCACTGGAAAAGCCTATCTAAATTTTACAGATTATCAATACAATCTCAAATTGCCTTTTGTGGGATTTGATTGGAGTTCGGGTATCAAAACTTATGATGTAAAATACCTTTTACAACATTATTTTTCTCCTGAAATCACTTTGAAATACGGAGTGCAATCGCAATTTTATCGTTTCAATCCAGGGCATTTTCGTCCGTTGAAAAACGATTCTTCGTTCAATGAATTTCAAATCGCTCCGAAATATGCGTGGGAAAATGCCTATTTCATCGATGCTAATCACGAAATCAACAACAAACTGACCTTTTCGTATGGTATGCGTCATTCGTTTTTTCATCAATTAGGATACGAAACCATCAACTTGTATCAGGACCATCAACCTGTACTTTACAATCACGATTTGAATTATTACGAAAAGGCAAAACCTATTGGTACAAAACACTATCAATCGGGAGAAACCATTGCTTCTTTTCACAATTTCGAACCCAGATTCGCTGTTTCTTACCTCACCGGCGAAGACCATTCGGTAAAGGCAAGTTATAGCAAAACTACGCAATACATTCACTTGATTTCCAATACAGCAGCAGCTACCCCGTTGGACATTTGGACACCGAGTGGCAAGTACATACAACCGCAAATAGTACATCAGTATGCTGCAGGATTTTTCCAAAATTTTGCAGACGACACTTACAGTTTGGAAATTGAATCGTATTTCAAACACGGAAAAAACCGTTTGGACTATATAGACGGAGCCGAATTAATCGGAAATCCAGCCATTGAGCAAGTGCTTTTGCACGGAAAAACAAAATCGTATGGTATAGAGTTTTTATTCCGAAAAAACAAAGGTAATTTCACAGGTTGGGTGGCTTATACTTGGGCAAAATCATTACAACAAACTGCTGGTCGCACTCCTCAAGAAATGGGTATCAACCACGGAAAATGGTATAGAACACCACACGACCGCACCCACGATTTGACGGTGGTTGCCATGTATCAAATCAGTCCTAAATGGCATATTGGAGGAAATTTTACCTTACAATCTGGACGACCTGTAACCTATCCTGTGGGGAAATATCAATTTATGGATATGACCATCAACGATTACAACCACCGCAACAATTACAGTTTGCCGAGTTTTCATCATTTAGACTTGTCGTTTACCTACACGCCACACAATCCCAACAAAAAATGGCAACGAGAATGGGTGTTTAGTGTGTATAATGTGTACAATCGCAAAAATGCAGCGTCGATAAATTTTAGACAAAATGAAAACAATATGCAACAAACCGAAGCTGTGAAATTGTCTGTTTTTGGAATTGTTCCAAGTGTGAGTTATAATTTTAAGTTTTAGGAAGTTAATTTGGAAATTTCATTTTCATTGTAATACAACAAAATATTTACATATATTTGCAGACAATTTATTAATTTTATAACCAAATAAAACAAAAAATTATTTTTGCAGGAATGTTATTCTTGTCTTTAGTTACTATTTCTTGTGACAGTGAACAGCTTGACAATGTAGCTACAACAACTGAAAATTCAGTTACAAGTAAAAAAAGGGAGTTTAATTATACAAATGATGAAATATTAAAAATTTCTTCAATATTATTGTCTGATGAAACTCTTGATGATTTTGCTAATAAAAATAACTTGATTATCAACGAATTAGTAGGAGTGTAAAAAACAAAAAGAACGGTTGGTTTTTCACTAATGGGAGTGATTCTTATAAACCACAAGGTTATCCAACAGATTTTTCAATTTATAGTATGATAAGCATCGCACCTAATTAATATCAAAAAGATTATTAACTAATAAAATTGAAATCAAATGAAAAAATATTTTTATTCATAGTTACCTCATTATTACTCTTTTCGTGTGAAAAATGAGATTATCATTTCTAATAGTCCGTCAATCGTGAACTTAAAAGTTTTCAAAGACGGTGTTGATATAAGTTATCAAACGGATGATTATAAAGACAATGTTTTAACAGAGTCATTGAAAATTGAAATAATTCCAGAAATAGGAGAACCTTTTTCAATCACTCCTAATTCTTCTTATAAAATTTTTGATGTAATGCAATTGCCTTTGATGGGAAATGTTGGATATGACTGTAACGAACCTAATTGTAGAAAACATTTTAGTGATACTGAACCTGAAGTTTTCACAATGATTGTAAAAAATAACGACCAAGAGTTGTTCAACAAAAAGCTAAAAATCCAATATAAAAAAGGGAATCTTTTTCCAGATATTGTAGAAGTTTCTGTGTGGAATTTTTCGACTGAAGAATGGGAAAAATATCGTTCAAGCAAATTGCCTATTTTAGATGATAACGGTAATTCTACAGGCTACGAATTACAGATTCCTTTGTGGGAAGATAATTATTAAAAACAAAAAGACTGTGTGTAAGTTGTTTACCACAGTCTTTTTTTTCGTTCTAAAAATAATATTGTGTTACTTTCTAATCGCCAATGTCATTTTTTTATAATTTTGTTCCTATGATACTATACAACAAGGTGGATTTTATGAAAACTACAAAAAACGATATAAAGAAAATTTGGCT
Coding sequences within it:
- a CDS encoding T9SS type A sorting domain-containing protein, with product MKLFLQFILIVYPVFTCISQSPNNLHWSVKSNQKIPLSSLHLTTLANDSLFFKNIGNSNRVNVAIFPDGSENTFLEIGNPNTTTIDLIHRSANNNWYILGYTSETSNFTTPGAFRTEFDYNQNPIHSTNNYIAKFSSTGQLIWCTYIDFSFEQESGVGKTILTTDSNDNVYFVSLKPNDETIENSPFQSTANPEDYFSENKTTTITKLDSNGQYVWSTFFGIHHTVISNLITTSDGLIVTGFFINLDQENGIPVSNPTYFSTTGAYKENPNINNAGLYPANTFINKFSFDGTRIWGTYYEKQILSSDADDNGIYLLSFPAPTTDNAFLSQGNGAYRFGKLNSEGTELLWRTYLSNNTFESDYVHIHNKFSLTPDGNIWLMGETDSTNGIATDDAFQTEKDDTFSFNLSNSDGYHLLLSNDGSTVLYATYYGNDGKDMPQRIVPFENGYYSIDYTSNNSNPNNFITMGSPLEEDEDNPGTYKGVVYSKFSNTAMSIPEKVLKKVQIHPNPFEDTIQISGELNDFNRAIVYNMKGQILIETNIDTTDTLTIDGSKLPSGVYLLTIANEQHKQTYRIVKK
- the rsmI gene encoding 16S rRNA (cytidine(1402)-2'-O)-methyltransferase: MAKLYIVPTPIGNLEDMTFRAIRVLKEVDLILAEDTRTSGKLLKHFEILTPMTSHHKYNEHQTTEQVVNKILSGQNIALISDAGTPAISDPGFLLTRACVENGVDIECLPGATAFVPALVNSGLPNDKFVFEGFLPDKKGRQTRFLALAEEMRTMILYVSPHKIEKTLQEVVQYFGAERRVSLTREISKLHEETLRGTAEQVLSIIKNKPPKGEMVLVVAGKEKEKKNTGK
- the pdxA gene encoding 4-hydroxythreonine-4-phosphate dehydrogenase PdxA — translated: MYKKGQNILLGISIGDMNGIGAEVILKTFEDSRMFEMCTPVIFANGKLLAFIKRMVNVQVHINTIDNFSEIEYGSVNVLNVWNEGVNLEPGLLDENVGKYAIKSFVEATKALKEGKIDALVTAPINKYNIQSEEFSFPGHTDYLNQELEGNSLMFMISEQVKVGLLTDHVPLKDVSKHLTPELIKNKVATINQSLIQDFNIPKPKIAILGLNPHAGDNGVIGNEEQEIINPTIKQLSEEGYLVYGPYSADAFFGTNQYQLFDAVIACYHDQGLVPFKTLSFGKGINFTAGLNKVRTSPDHGTAYDIAGQGKADPSSFREAVYLALDVYKNRNEYLISAENPLVLGDR
- a CDS encoding riboflavin synthase, with amino-acid sequence MFTGIIEEFGIIQSLEQEGSNLHLWIEAPMTSQLKIDQSVAHNGICLTVVEISENKYKVTAIKETIDKTTIGLWKEGDKVNLERGMKLDARLDGHIVQGHVDQTAICSDIKKADGSTYFTFSYDENLGNVTIEKGSITVDGTSLTVVNSQKNSFSVAIIPYTMEHTQFHRYQIGDPVNLEFDVIGKYVKRLIGSY
- a CDS encoding GAF domain-containing protein gives rise to the protein MSSSIIISQRESKQAIYAELLPQLKALVEGENDLIANLANITAALKEVFNWWWVGFYIVKNKELVLGPFQGTIACTRIAFGKGVCGTAWKLQLPLLVPDVHAFKGHIACSSATVAEIVLPIFDDREKVVAVLDVDSDKVNELTQIDVEGLKQISLLISEIWKS
- a CDS encoding transcriptional regulator; translation: MLPTNSKIKGIHPGVILKREIKSRGIKSKELAYEIDEHAQTLSAVLNGRRGVNPKLSIKLGQKLGVDDDYFMMLQAGFDVKNVAVQSRTIPNLGKYCFGILIFLR
- a CDS encoding TonB-dependent receptor plug domain-containing protein, which produces MKITIGFLSVLCFPFVATAQVDEEEYHATETLDEIIIDTTVNRVDLKSTEMSVNQMTAEEIKKIPVVLGETDVLKTLLLLPGVTNAGEGASGFNVRGGGSDQNLILLDQATVYGSSHLYGFFSVFNNDVVKNLKLYKGGIPATYGSRASSVLEINQRNGDFQNFKSTGGIGLLTSRLAIEGPIIKDKMSFIAAGRGSYAHLFLKLTDLKSTAFFYDFNAKWSYIVRPNNEWHASLYFGRDVFRFNKLFDNDFGNTVISLHQKHKLHSDITGKAYLNFTDYQYNLKLPFVGFDWSSGIKTYDVKYLLQHYFSPEITLKYGVQSQFYRFNPGHFRPLKNDSSFNEFQIAPKYAWENAYFIDANHEINNKLTFSYGMRHSFFHQLGYETINLYQDHQPVLYNHDLNYYEKAKPIGTKHYQSGETIASFHNFEPRFAVSYLTGEDHSVKASYSKTTQYIHLISNTAAATPLDIWTPSGKYIQPQIVHQYAAGFFQNFADDTYSLEIESYFKHGKNRLDYIDGAELIGNPAIEQVLLHGKTKSYGIEFLFRKNKGNFTGWVAYTWAKSLQQTAGRTPQEMGINHGKWYRTPHDRTHDLTVVAMYQISPKWHIGGNFTLQSGRPVTYPVGKYQFMDMTINDYNHRNNYSLPSFHHLDLSFTYTPHNPNKKWQREWVFSVYNVYNRKNAASINFRQNENNMQQTEAVKLSVFGIVPSVSYNFKF